The DNA window ACTGCTGCAGGGCATGACGCATGCGGGCTAAATCGCGTGGACGGGCGGTACGCAGCGCCAGACGCGCCAGAATACGTTCCAAATCACCAACCTGGCGCAGCACCGGCTGCAGCTCGGTATAGCGCTCCTGCAGCGCGCCGATGGTCTGCTGGCGCTCCACCAGCACGGCGGTATCGCGGACCGGCATATGCAGCCAGCGCTTGAGCATCCGGCTGCCCATCGGCGTCACCGTACAGTCGAGTACCGAGGCCAGAGTGTTATCGGTGCCGCCGGCGAGATTCTGGGTGATCTCGAGGTTACGGCGGGTGGCGGCATCCATAATGATGCTGTCCTGCTGGCGCTCCATGGTGATGGAGCGAATATGCGGCAGCGAGGTGCGCTGGGTGTCTTTGACATACTGCAGCAGGCAGCCGGCGGCGCACAGGCCGCGGGGGGCGTTTTCCACGCCGAAGCCGACCAGATCGCGGGTGCCGAACTGCAGGTTAAGCTGCTGGCGCGCGGTGTCGATTTCAAATTCCCACAGCGGGCGACGGCGCAGACCGCGGCGGCCTTCGATCAGCGACGATTCGGCAAAATCTTCCGCGTACAGCAGCTCCGCCGGATTAGTACGCTGCAGCTCTGCCGCCATGGTTTCGCGGTCGGCCGGTTCGCTCAGGCGGAAGCGGCCGGAGCTGATGTCCAGCGTCGCGTAGCCAAAGCCTTTGCTGTCCTGCCAGATGGCGGCCAGCAGGTTGTCCTGACGCTCCTGCAGCAGCGCTTCATCGCTGATGGTGCCCGGCGTGACGATACGCACCACTTTACGCTCGACCGGCCCTTTGGTGGTGGCCGGGTCGCCTATCTGCTCGCAAATAGCTACCGACTCGCCCTGATTAACCAGTTTCGCAAGATAGTTTTCCACCGCGTGGTGGGGGATGCCGGCCATGGGAATGGGTTCGCCCGCGGAGGCGCCGCGTTTGGTCAGCGAGATATCGAGCAGCTGCGACGCGCGTTTCGCATCGTCATAAAACAGCTCGTAAAAATCCCCCATCCGGTAAAACAGCAGAATGTCAGGATGTTGCGCCTTCAGCTTGAGATACTGCTGCATCATCGGCGTGTGGGCGTCGAGATTGTCAATTGTGCTCATGGGGTGTTATCCAGATCCCTGATTTGAAATGGCTGCGATTTTGTTGTTTTCGTCGTTATCACATGGATGAGACATGATAACGGAGATGGGCAGGCGAGGGAAACTGACGAACGCGCGCGGCGCGATCCGGATTCCAGTTGCGCCGCGCGGGGGTTACGGCGCCAGATAGACCTGGGGGGCCGCGTTGTCTGGATGCTGGCCGAGGCGGACATCCGCCCCGTACCAGCGATGGATAACCGACTGCTGGATCACCTCCTGCGGCGTCCCCTGGGCGACCAGGCGGCCCTGGTGTAGCAGCAGGATGCGGTCGGCCCACAGGGCGGCGAGGTTAAGGTCATGCAGCACCACGCACACGTGCAGTTGCCCGCCGGCGATGAGCCGTTTGAGCAAGCGCAGCAGATGCTGTTGATAGTAAAGGTCCAGCGCCGAGGTGGGCTCATCGAGAAACAGCCAGCCCTGCGGCGCGCCGTCGCGCCACAGCTGCGCCAGACAGCGGGCGAGCTGCACCCGCTGCTGCTCGCCGCCGGAAAGGGCGGGATAGCGGCGGCCGGCAAGGTCATCGCAGCCGGTGACGGCCATTACCGCCGCCAGCTCCGCCGGGTCCGCGGTCGGGCCCCACGGCGAGCGCCCCATGGCGATGACCGTTTCCACCGTCCAGTCGGCCTGCAGGGCCGTACGCTGTAGCATGACCGCCCGCCGGCGCGCCAGCGCCTCGGGTGACCACGCCTCCAGCGGCGTGCCCGCCAGACGGCGGGTACCGCTATCCGGGGTCAGGTACCCGGTCAGCAGCCGCAGCAGGGTGGATTTGCCCGCGCCGTTCGGCCCGATAAGCGCCGTCATCTCGCCGCCGCGCAGCGCGACGGAGATGTTGTCGATAATCTGCCGCTGGCCGAGGCGAAGCGCCAGCCCCTGCGCGCAATATTCATTAGCCATGTTTGGGGTTCTCCCGACGAAAGACCAGCCACAGAAACCAGGGGGCGCCCAGCAGGCTGGTGAGCAGACCGACCGGCATCTCCGCCGGCGCCGCCACGGTGCGGGCCAGGGTGTCGGCCAGCAGAAGCAGGATCGCGCCGGCCAGCAGCGAGCCGGGGATCAGCCCGCGATGGTCCGGCCCCAGCCACAGGCGCATCAGGTGCGGCACCACCAGGCCAATAAAGCCGATGACGCCGCTGATGGCCACCGCCGCGGCCACCAGCACCGCGCTGCACAGCAGCAGCCAGCGCTGCAGCGCCCGCACGTTGACCCCAAGATAGTGCGCTTCTTCATCGCCGAGCTGCAGCAAATTCAGGCGGGAGGCCATCCACCACACCGCCAGCGCCGCCGGGATGATCAGGGTCGCAGCCACCAACAGGGTCGGCCACTCGGCCTGGCCCAGACTGCCCATGCCCCACAGCGACAGCTGTCGCAGCTGGGCGTCGTTACTCAGCCAGGCCAGCACGCCGACCAGCGCCCCGCACAGCGCGTTGATGGCGATCCCCACCAGCAGCAGGCGCGACAGCGACCCCTCCTCCGCCCGGCTGAGGATAAAAATCACCACCATCACCGCCAGGCTGCCGATAAACGCCGCCAGCATCGGCATATACAGAGCGATCAGCCCCGTTGCGGAGAGCGGGAGCACCAGCCAGCTGGCCACCGCCAGCGCGGCGCCGCTGCTGATGCCCAGCAGGCCCGGGTCGGCAAGCGGGTTGCGAAACAACCCCTGCATCACGCAGCCGGAGAGGGCCAGCGCCGCGCCTACCAGCAGGGCCAGCAGCACCCGCGGCAGACGGATGGTCAGCCAGATGTGGCGCAGCATCTCATCCCCGGCGGGCAGCAGGCTGGCCAGCGGCAAACGCATCGCGCCAAGGGTGGTGGCGAACAGCGTCAGCAGGACCAGCAGCAGCGTCATCAACAGCAAACGGCGGGCGAGGGTAGGGCGCATCAGGGCAGATGCTCCGCTTTTTCACGCAGCGCGATAATCGCCTGCGGGGTGCGCGGCCCAAAGCCGAGCAGGGCCATATCGTCGATCGTCAGCAGCTGCTTATGACGCCCCGCCGGGGTCTGTGCCAGGCCGGGCAGTTTCCACAGCCCGGCTTCGCCGCCCATCCCTTTGAGACCATCGGCGGAGATCACCACCAGATCCGCCTGGCTGGCGGCCACCCCCTCCTGCGACATCGCCCGATAGTGGTCGAAGCCCTGCATCGCGTTCTGCAGCCCGGCGGCGTGAATGGCGCCATCGGCCGCGGTGCGTTGCCCGGCCACCAGGGTATTCATTCCGCCGTGGCTGAGAATAAACAGCACCCGCCTGGCAATCGGCTGCGTTGGAATGGCGGCGATCTGTTGCTGAAGCTGCTGGCGCAGCGCGTCGCCTGCCGGGGTTTTGCCTAACGCTTCGGCAATGACGGCCACTTTGTTATCAATCGCGGCCAGGCTTTCGCCGCCCGGCACGTTTACCACCTTCACGCCGCTCGCCTGCACCTTGTGTAAAACCAGCGAGGGCTGCGCCTGGGCGCTCGCTAGCACCAGCTGCGGACGTAATGCGAGGATCCCCTCGGCGTTCAACTGCCGCAGGTAGCCGACATCCGGCAGCTTTTGCGCCGCCGGGGGCCAGCTGCTGGTGCTGTCCCGGGCGACCAGGCTCTGTTGCGCGCCAAGGGCATAGACGATCTCAGTGACATCGCCGCCGAGGGTGACGAGCCGCTCCACGGCGGCGTGGCTCAGCAACGGGAAGGCGATGAGAAGCAGTAACCAGCGCATCATGCGGGCAGTCCTTCGCGGGTCAGACGATCCACCTGCTGGCGCCATTGCGCCTGCTCGGGGTGGCCCTCGCTGCGCTGGCCATAGAGCTGGGCGATCTGGGTGCCGTCTTTGGCGAACAGCTCGACGCTGGTGACGTGTCCGTCTGAGGTCGGCTTGCGGGTCACCCACACTTCATCGAGGCTCTCTTCACGCAGATGCAGGGTAAAGGTGGGATTGAAGATATTCAGCCAGCCGCGCATCGGCGCCAGCTTTTCCAGGGCGCCGGTGAAGATCTGCACGCAGCCGCGATTGCCGACGAAAATCATGATTTCATTGCCCTCCTGGCGCACCGTCTCCAGTAACGCTGGCAGCGCATGGCGATCAACGCGGCAGGCGAGGTCGTCGCTCACCAGGCGGAAGGCCTGCTGGCGGGAAAGCTGATATTTACGCAGCAGACCGAAGAACTGGTGTACGTCGGTCATCGCGCGCCAGTCGTTCTCCAGGGCGGCGCCGTCGGCGCTCTCGGCATATTTCACCGGCTCCAGCGGGCGCAGGGCCAGCGGCGCCGGGGCCGCCACCCGATGTTCTGCGATCAGGGTGTCCCAGGCCGCCATGTCGGTCTGCGTGGTCGCATAGACTTTCAGCAGGGCGTCGCCGTGGTGGTCGAAAAACTGAATGCTCTGGCGACCGTTATCGTTCAGATGGAAGGCGCTGGCCCACTGGCTGAGGAACAGACGCAGGTCGAGCGCGCGCGGGTTGAGCACCAGCCCGGCGTGGCCGCTGAGGTGCTGGTGCGTGAACTGGCCGACCTGCTCATGGACGGCATACTCGTTGCGACAGATGCATTTGGTTTCACCGACGCGCTCCAGGGCGGCAATCAGCGCCCGGGCGTCATCGATCAGGCGCACGGCATCGTGACCGAGGCGGGCGGCGGTCAGCTCGGCTTCGCTGATCCCCATTTCCGCAGCGATATCGCGGGCATATTTCGCGGTGCTGGACGCTTTGGTGGCCTGGTAGCGCTGCCACAGATCGGGGTGGGCATTGGGCATAATCATATCCTTCTCAATGTTCAATATCCCCGGCCGGCGGGCCGGGGGCAGGTGAGTTGTTATTCGGGCAATCAGAAGTCGACGTTGACCCCAAGCTGCCAGGTGCGGCCCGGCATGACCGCCAGCGCTTTATCATTGGCGTCCTGGCTGGTGCCGGTCTCGATATTGCGGCTGCTCAGGTAATCCCAGTATTTACGATCGGTGAGGTTGTAGACCCCGCCATTGAGGCGCACGTTTTTCGCTACCTGCCAGTACGCGGTCCAGTCCAGCATGCCGTAGCCCGGCACGCGCATATAGTCGCTGCTGGCATCGGCGATGGCGGAACCGCTGTTGCTGTAGCTTTCGCGGTTGGTGGCGGTCGCCTGTTTCCCCTTGACGAAGGTCGCCGTCAGGGCGGTGCCGTAGCGTTTCGCCGGATCGTCCCACGCCACGCCGACGATAGCTTTCATCGGCGCTACGCTGTCGAGGTCGACGTATTTATCGCCGCTGTAGCTGGATTTCGATTTCCCTTCGCTATAGCCGAGGGCGAGGGTGGCGCTCAGGCCGTCCACCTGCTCATACCAGGTGCCAAAGTTAAATTTAGTGCTGATTTCACCGCCGTAGATATAGGCTTTATCGCGGTTTTCCGCCTGATAAATGGTGTAGATATTCGACGGCACGTTAGTGAACTGGCCCGGATTATTCGCCCGGGTATAGCGGGTATAGGCGATAAAGTTCTTATAGCTGTTGTAGAACAGCGCTGTGCGCAGGGTGATGCCTTCGGTAACTTCCCCCTTCAGCCCCCACTCGAGATTATCGCTGGTTTCCGTCTTCAGATCGGTATTGCCGATCAGGGCATACTGCTGGCTGCCGGCGTAGCTGGAGCCAAGGTTCCAGGATCCATACAGCTGACTGGCGTTGGGGAACTGCGCGCCGCGCTGGTACTGCAGGTAGGTCATCAGGCGCGGGGTGAGGTCGTACTGGAAAGTCAACGACGGCAGAACCTGGGTATCGCTGTTTTTACCGTACAGATTCGCCACCGACGATTCGGTCAGCGCGCTGCTGTTGGCGGCAAGGTCGGACAGATTTTCCGGCTTCGTCGATTGATGCACCACGCGCACGCCGGGAATAATGGCGAAGTTGTGGCTATCAAGGTCGAAGTTGATCTTATCCTGGACAAAGCCGCCGAGAGTGTAGCTGCGGCTGTCCGCCTCCGGCTGCATGATCTCGCTGTAAACGCTGGGGATCGGCGACTGGCTGAACGGCCGCTGGGTTTTGCTGGTGCTGGCGTTGAAACCGGCGCTCAGATCGTAGCGGCCCAGGGTTTTCGCCAGCGCGGTCTGCAGGCCCCAGGTGTCGGTGTCGTAGTTGGAGTTCACCGTCTGCATTCTGCGGGTGACGCTGTCCGGCATATACGTCCAGTCATGGGCTTCGGTATGCTGGTAGTAGATTTTCGTGGAGACGCTGTCGAGGTAGTCATTCATCGGCGTCCAGTCATCCTTCAGGCTCAGGCCCCAGCGTCGGGTCTGGCTGGTCTGGTTGGCGGTGCCGATGGTGCTGTTACCGCTGGAATCCCAGGTATCGTAGTGGGTGTGGTTGGTTTTGTGGTAATAGTCGAAGGTGCTGGTTAGCTTGTGCTCGTCGTTGGGCTGCCAGATCCCGGAGGCCAGAAAGGCATCGGAGTGCCAGTTCGCCGGGTAGGCGTCGACGGTGTCGCTGTTATTTTCGGTTTCCTGGCCGTCGCGGCGGCTGTAGACCAAAATGCCGCGCAGGAACTCATCGCCGCCGGCGACGGTCACCCCGTTGTGCCAGCTGCGATCCGCGGAGTCGTAGCCGCTGCGATAGCCGAAGGCGCTGGTTTTGCCCGGGCGCAGGTAATCATCCGCCGATTTCGGGCGGAAGGAGACATTCCCTCCGATGGCGCTGTTGGCCGTTTCCGTCGAGGTGGCGCCGGACTGGATATCCACGCTGCCGTACATATACGGGTCGATATAATCGCGGCCGATGCCGAAGGTATTGAGCCCCGAGCGGCCGACGTAGCCGCGGCCGGTGGCGTTGGGCTGGGCGATACCGTCCACGTCGATACCGACGCGGTTGCTCTCCATGCCGCGAATGTTGTAGCCGGTGTAGCCCCCGCGGTCGAAGCCGCTTTTGCCGTTGCCAGAGCCGCCGCTGGCCCCGGTGGCGCTGATGAGCGGTTCATAGCGCATGATCGAGCCGAAATCGTTAGCGCCTTTGTCCTCCAGCTCCCGGGCGCTGATGCTGTGCTCGTTACCGGCTTTTTGCGCCGGCGCGGGAGCGGTGACGGTCATTTGTTCCGAGGTGTCATCCACCGCCTCGCCGCCGATGGCGGAAGTGCCTGCTGCGACGGCAGAAGTTTGATAAATTGCTGCAAGCAAAGAGGTCACCAGCAGGCGTTTTTTACACCCTGCTGCTGACGGAGTCGATTTGTACATAGTCGCCACGCCTTGATCGTTATTAGTATCGGCTCACGCGTTACTTCCAGAGTTGCAGGTTGCTCCGTCTTTTCCGTTGCGGATAGGGTCTTACTCCATTTGTTGATTGCGAATGGTAATGATAGGTATTATCGTTTGCAACAAAATATTCATGTATTCCTCATTTAAACTGCACTTTGTTTACACTGTGCCCTTTCAGCCTGAGCGAGAAGACGATGAATTCAAAAGCGGCTATCACCATCACCTATTGTTCCCAGTGCAACTGGATGCTGCGCGCCAGCTGGATGGCGCAGGAGCTGTTACACACCTTCAGCACCGATATCGCCTCGGTGACGCTGGTGCCGGGCACCGGCGGGATCTTCACTATCGATATCGACGGCCAGCAGATCTGGGAGCGGAAGCAGGATGGCGGCTTTCCGGATGCGGCAGAGCTGAAACGCCGGGTGCGCGATGTCTGCTTTCCGGAAAAAGCATTGGGGCATGTTGATAAACCCGCTAACCCGACCTAATCGTTAGGAAAGCGGCTGCGTGGCCCGTTTAAAAGGTGTATTATTGATGCATCTTTTTGTGGGGAGGGAAGTTGACGGTGGGCAAACGCATCGAACGTGAAAAGCAGACGATCGGTCGGATGATTGGGCTTTATCAGCGCCGCTGTCCGGATGCCCGCGACGACGGCGAGCACTATCAGGCGCTGAACGCCTACGCCGACAAGCGGCTTGATAAGTGCGTGTTTGGCGACAATAAACCGGCCTGCAAGCAGTGTCCGGTACACTGCTATCAGCCGGCGAAGCGCGAAGAGATGAAGCAGATTATGCGCTGGGCCGGGCCACGAATGCTCTGGCGCCACCCGATCCTGACCCTTCGCCATCTGCTGGATGACAGGCGGCCGGTGCCGCCGCTGCCGGAAAAATATCGACCGAAAAAATAGCGGCCTTTCCCCGGCCTGGGCTGCGCGCAGCCGGGGGACAAGCGCAGCCCCGGTAAGGCGTTAGCCGCCACCGGGGATGGGTGATGAAGCCTTCTGTTTCTGACTATCCCGGATCGTGCTTGTCACAAAGGCGACCACAAACAGCGCGGTGAACAGCACCACGATAGTCGGCGCCGGCGCGCTATCGAGATAAAACGCCAGCCACACCCCTCCCGCCGAGCAGCAGACCGCTACCGCCACCGCCAGCAGCAGGGCGTGTATAAAGCGCCGTACCAGCAGGAGCGCGATCGCCCCTGGGGCAATCAGCAGCGAAATCGACAGGATAATCCCTACCGACTGCAGCGTCGCGACGATGGTCAGGGCGATCATGCACAGCATGCCGTAGTGCAGCAGTCCGCCGCGCAGGCCACTGGCTTTGGCCTGCGTCGGATCGAAGGCGTGCAGCAAAAAATCCCGCCATTTCAGCCCGATAATCAGCGCAATCATCAGCGCGATAGCCGCCGTTTGTCCAATATCGCTGAGGGAGATCCCCAGCATATCGCCGAACAGAATATGGTCGAGATGGACGTCGGACTGGATCGCTACGTACAGCACCAGCCCGGCGCCAAACATGCCGGAGAAGACAATTCCCATGATGGTATCGCGTTTGAGGCGGCTGTTATCGTCGAGAAAACCGGTCGTCACGGCGCAGAGCAGCCCGGCGATAAACGCGCCGATGGCGAAGGGGATGCCGATAATGTAGGCCAGCACCACGCCGGGAAAGACCGCGTGGCTCATGGCGTCGCCCATCAGCGCCCAGCCTTTGAGCACCAGAAAGACTGACAGCAGCGCGCAGGGCACGGCAACGACCATCGATACTGTTATCGCGTTGACCATAAAAGGAAACTGGAACGGGGCCAGGATCAGATTCAGCATGCGGCCTCCCCGGCGCGGCGACGGTTGGCCAACAGACCATGCTTCGGCGCGAAGATAAAGGTGATGAGGAACAGCAGCGTTTGCGCCACCACGATAATGCCGCCGGTGGCGCCGTCGAGGTAGTAACTGAGCCAGGCGCCGAAGAAGCTGGTCAGGCTGCCGATGGCGACGGCGATGGCCAGCAGGCGCGGGAAGCGGTCGGTTAACAGCCAGGCGGTGGCGCCGGGGGTGACCACCAGGCAGATAACCAGAAAGGCGCCGACGGTCTGCAGCGCCGCTACGGTGCAGGCCGCCAGCAGGGTAAAGAACAGCAGCTTCAGGCCGCGGGTGTTCAGACCAATCGAGCGGGCGTGGTGCTCATCGAAGAAGGTCACCATCAGATCTTTCCACTTCAACAGCAGGATCGCCATCGAGATAAAGCCGATCGCCGCCAGCTGGATAATATCCTCCGGGGCGATGGCCAGAATATTGCCGAGGATAATAGTCTGGATATTCACCGACGTCGGGTTCAGCGACACCATAAACAGCCCGATCCCGAAGAAGGAGGAGAATATCAGGCCGATAATCGCATCCTCTTTCAGCCGCGACCGCTGCTGCAAAAACAGCATACTGCCCGCCGCCAGGCCGCCGGAGAGAAACGCGCCGAGGGCAAACGGCAGGCCGAGCATATAGGCCCCGG is part of the Klebsiella quasipneumoniae subsp. quasipneumoniae genome and encodes:
- a CDS encoding nitrous oxide-stimulated promoter family protein, whose translation is MGKRIEREKQTIGRMIGLYQRRCPDARDDGEHYQALNAYADKRLDKCVFGDNKPACKQCPVHCYQPAKREEMKQIMRWAGPRMLWRHPILTLRHLLDDRRPVPPLPEKYRPKK
- a CDS encoding TonB-dependent receptor domain-containing protein gives rise to the protein MYKSTPSAAGCKKRLLVTSLLAAIYQTSAVAAGTSAIGGEAVDDTSEQMTVTAPAPAQKAGNEHSISARELEDKGANDFGSIMRYEPLISATGASGGSGNGKSGFDRGGYTGYNIRGMESNRVGIDVDGIAQPNATGRGYVGRSGLNTFGIGRDYIDPYMYGSVDIQSGATSTETANSAIGGNVSFRPKSADDYLRPGKTSAFGYRSGYDSADRSWHNGVTVAGGDEFLRGILVYSRRDGQETENNSDTVDAYPANWHSDAFLASGIWQPNDEHKLTSTFDYYHKTNHTHYDTWDSSGNSTIGTANQTSQTRRWGLSLKDDWTPMNDYLDSVSTKIYYQHTEAHDWTYMPDSVTRRMQTVNSNYDTDTWGLQTALAKTLGRYDLSAGFNASTSKTQRPFSQSPIPSVYSEIMQPEADSRSYTLGGFVQDKINFDLDSHNFAIIPGVRVVHQSTKPENLSDLAANSSALTESSVANLYGKNSDTQVLPSLTFQYDLTPRLMTYLQYQRGAQFPNASQLYGSWNLGSSYAGSQQYALIGNTDLKTETSDNLEWGLKGEVTEGITLRTALFYNSYKNFIAYTRYTRANNPGQFTNVPSNIYTIYQAENRDKAYIYGGEISTKFNFGTWYEQVDGLSATLALGYSEGKSKSSYSGDKYVDLDSVAPMKAIVGVAWDDPAKRYGTALTATFVKGKQATATNRESYSNSGSAIADASSDYMRVPGYGMLDWTAYWQVAKNVRLNGGVYNLTDRKYWDYLSSRNIETGTSQDANDKALAVMPGRTWQLGVNVDF
- the sitC gene encoding iron/manganese ABC transporter permease subunit SitC, whose product is MSWLLEPFGYHYMLNAMWVAALVGGVCAFLSCYLMLKGWSLIGDALSHSIVPGVAGAYMLGLPFALGAFLSGGLAAGSMLFLQQRSRLKEDAIIGLIFSSFFGIGLFMVSLNPTSVNIQTIILGNILAIAPEDIIQLAAIGFISMAILLLKWKDLMVTFFDEHHARSIGLNTRGLKLLFFTLLAACTVAALQTVGAFLVICLVVTPGATAWLLTDRFPRLLAIAVAIGSLTSFFGAWLSYYLDGATGGIIVVAQTLLFLITFIFAPKHGLLANRRRAGEAAC
- a CDS encoding hemin-degrading factor — encoded protein: MPNAHPDLWQRYQATKASSTAKYARDIAAEMGISEAELTAARLGHDAVRLIDDARALIAALERVGETKCICRNEYAVHEQVGQFTHQHLSGHAGLVLNPRALDLRLFLSQWASAFHLNDNGRQSIQFFDHHGDALLKVYATTQTDMAAWDTLIAEHRVAAPAPLALRPLEPVKYAESADGAALENDWRAMTDVHQFFGLLRKYQLSRQQAFRLVSDDLACRVDRHALPALLETVRQEGNEIMIFVGNRGCVQIFTGALEKLAPMRGWLNIFNPTFTLHLREESLDEVWVTRKPTSDGHVTSVELFAKDGTQIAQLYGQRSEGHPEQAQWRQQVDRLTREGLPA
- a CDS encoding metal ABC transporter permease; translation: MLNLILAPFQFPFMVNAITVSMVVAVPCALLSVFLVLKGWALMGDAMSHAVFPGVVLAYIIGIPFAIGAFIAGLLCAVTTGFLDDNSRLKRDTIMGIVFSGMFGAGLVLYVAIQSDVHLDHILFGDMLGISLSDIGQTAAIALMIALIIGLKWRDFLLHAFDPTQAKASGLRGGLLHYGMLCMIALTIVATLQSVGIILSISLLIAPGAIALLLVRRFIHALLLAVAVAVCCSAGGVWLAFYLDSAPAPTIVVLFTALFVVAFVTSTIRDSQKQKASSPIPGGG
- a CDS encoding FecCD family ABC transporter permease, whose translation is MRPTLARRLLLMTLLLVLLTLFATTLGAMRLPLASLLPAGDEMLRHIWLTIRLPRVLLALLVGAALALSGCVMQGLFRNPLADPGLLGISSGAALAVASWLVLPLSATGLIALYMPMLAAFIGSLAVMVVIFILSRAEEGSLSRLLLVGIAINALCGALVGVLAWLSNDAQLRQLSLWGMGSLGQAEWPTLLVAATLIIPAALAVWWMASRLNLLQLGDEEAHYLGVNVRALQRWLLLCSAVLVAAAVAISGVIGFIGLVVPHLMRLWLGPDHRGLIPGSLLAGAILLLLADTLARTVAAPAEMPVGLLTSLLGAPWFLWLVFRRENPKHG
- a CDS encoding heme ABC transporter ATP-binding protein, coding for MANEYCAQGLALRLGQRQIIDNISVALRGGEMTALIGPNGAGKSTLLRLLTGYLTPDSGTRRLAGTPLEAWSPEALARRRAVMLQRTALQADWTVETVIAMGRSPWGPTADPAELAAVMAVTGCDDLAGRRYPALSGGEQQRVQLARCLAQLWRDGAPQGWLFLDEPTSALDLYYQQHLLRLLKRLIAGGQLHVCVVLHDLNLAALWADRILLLHQGRLVAQGTPQEVIQQSVIHRWYGADVRLGQHPDNAAPQVYLAP
- a CDS encoding SelT/SelW/SelH family protein: MNSKAAITITYCSQCNWMLRASWMAQELLHTFSTDIASVTLVPGTGGIFTIDIDGQQIWERKQDGGFPDAAELKRRVRDVCFPEKALGHVDKPANPT
- a CDS encoding hemin ABC transporter substrate-binding protein, with amino-acid sequence MMRWLLLLIAFPLLSHAAVERLVTLGGDVTEIVYALGAQQSLVARDSTSSWPPAAQKLPDVGYLRQLNAEGILALRPQLVLASAQAQPSLVLHKVQASGVKVVNVPGGESLAAIDNKVAVIAEALGKTPAGDALRQQLQQQIAAIPTQPIARRVLFILSHGGMNTLVAGQRTAADGAIHAAGLQNAMQGFDHYRAMSQEGVAASQADLVVISADGLKGMGGEAGLWKLPGLAQTPAGRHKQLLTIDDMALLGFGPRTPQAIIALREKAEHLP